A stretch of Vibrio maritimus DNA encodes these proteins:
- the groL gene encoding chaperonin GroEL (60 kDa chaperone family; promotes refolding of misfolded polypeptides especially under stressful conditions; forms two stacked rings of heptamers to form a barrel-shaped 14mer; ends can be capped by GroES; misfolded proteins enter the barrel where they are refolded when GroES binds) codes for MAAKDVKFGNDARVKMLEGVNVLADAVKVTLGPKGRNVVLDKSFGAPTITKDGVSVAREIELEDKFQNMGAQMVKEVASQANDAAGDGTTTATVLAQAIVNEGLKAVAAGMNPMDLKRGIDKAVVAAVEELKALSVPCEDTKAIAQVGTISANSDESVGNIIAEAMEKVGRDGVITVEEGQALQDELDVVEGMQFDRGYLSPYFINNQEAGSVELESPFILLIDKKVSNIRELLPTLEAVAKASRPLLIIAEDVEGEALATLVVNNMRGIVKVAAVKAPGFGDRRKSMLQDIAILTAGTVISEEVGLDLEKVTLEDLGQAKRVSITKENTTIIDGVGEEAMIQGRVTQIRQQIEEATSDYDKEKLQERVAKLAGGVAVIKVGAATEVEMKEKKDRVEDALHATRAAVEEGVVAGGGVALIRAASKVAGLEGANEEQNVGIRVALRAMEAPIRQITANAGDEESVVANNVKAGEGSYGYNAATGEYGDMIAMGILDPTKVTRSALQFAASVAGLMITTEAMVTDVPQKDAPAMPDMGGMGGMPGMM; via the coding sequence ATGGCTGCTAAAGACGTTAAGTTTGGTAACGACGCACGAGTTAAAATGCTAGAAGGTGTAAACGTTCTAGCGGATGCAGTAAAAGTAACACTGGGCCCTAAAGGTCGTAACGTAGTTCTAGACAAATCTTTCGGTGCACCAACTATCACTAAAGATGGTGTATCTGTAGCGCGCGAAATCGAACTTGAAGACAAGTTCCAAAACATGGGCGCGCAAATGGTTAAAGAAGTAGCCTCTCAAGCGAACGATGCTGCTGGTGACGGTACAACAACGGCAACAGTTCTTGCACAGGCTATCGTAAACGAAGGCCTAAAAGCGGTTGCTGCTGGCATGAACCCAATGGATCTTAAGCGCGGTATCGACAAAGCCGTTGTTGCTGCGGTAGAAGAGCTAAAAGCGCTGTCTGTTCCTTGTGAAGACACTAAAGCGATTGCTCAGGTTGGTACTATCTCTGCGAACTCTGATGAGAGCGTAGGTAACATCATTGCTGAAGCAATGGAAAAAGTAGGTCGTGATGGTGTTATCACGGTTGAAGAAGGTCAGGCTCTACAAGACGAGCTAGACGTGGTTGAAGGTATGCAGTTCGACCGTGGTTACCTATCTCCATACTTCATCAACAACCAAGAAGCAGGTTCTGTTGAGTTAGAGAGCCCATTCATCCTTCTTATCGACAAGAAAGTATCAAACATCCGTGAGCTACTTCCAACGCTAGAAGCGGTTGCTAAAGCATCTCGTCCACTGCTTATCATTGCAGAAGACGTAGAAGGTGAAGCACTTGCAACGCTCGTTGTGAACAACATGCGCGGCATCGTGAAAGTAGCGGCTGTTAAAGCGCCTGGTTTCGGTGACCGTCGTAAGTCTATGCTTCAAGATATCGCAATCCTAACTGCTGGTACTGTGATCTCTGAAGAAGTCGGTCTAGACCTTGAGAAAGTGACGCTAGAAGACCTAGGTCAAGCGAAGCGCGTTTCTATCACTAAAGAAAATACGACTATCATCGATGGCGTGGGTGAAGAAGCAATGATTCAAGGCCGTGTAACTCAAATTCGTCAACAAATCGAAGAAGCGACGTCTGACTACGACAAAGAGAAACTTCAAGAGCGCGTAGCTAAGCTAGCTGGCGGTGTTGCGGTAATCAAAGTTGGCGCAGCAACTGAAGTTGAGATGAAAGAGAAGAAAGACCGCGTTGAAGATGCACTACACGCAACTCGCGCAGCGGTTGAAGAAGGCGTAGTCGCGGGCGGTGGTGTTGCACTTATCCGCGCGGCGTCAAAAGTGGCGGGTCTTGAAGGTGCTAACGAAGAGCAAAATGTGGGTATCCGCGTTGCACTTCGCGCTATGGAAGCGCCAATTCGTCAAATCACTGCAAACGCAGGTGACGAAGAGTCTGTCGTTGCAAACAACGTGAAAGCAGGCGAAGGCAGCTACGGCTACAACGCAGCAACAGGTGAGTACGGCGACATGATCGCAATGGGTATCCTAGATCCAACTAAAGTAACTCGCTCTGCACTTCAGTTCGCAGCATCGGTTGCCGGTCTTATGATCACAACAGAAGCGATGGTAACTGACGTACCTCAGAAAGACGCTCCAGCAATGCCTGATATGGGCGGAATGGGCGGCATGCCAGGCATGATGTAA
- the cysE gene encoding serine O-acetyltransferase — protein sequence MKHCEKQNVWECIVREARESAEQEPMLASFYHATIINHESFGAALSYILANKLKTASMPAMAVREVVEQAFNADPSITDAAACDICATVNRDPAVSMYSMPLLYLKGYHALQGYRVANWLWSQGRNALATYLQNQISVACQVDIHPAARIGKGIMLDHATGIVIGETAVVENDVSILQNVTLGGTGKECGDRHPKIREGVMIGAGAKILGNIEVGKGAKIGSCSVVLQPVPPHTTAAGVPAKIVGRPKTDKPSLDMDQQFNGKSQTFMGGDGI from the coding sequence ATGAAACACTGTGAAAAACAAAATGTCTGGGAGTGCATTGTAAGAGAAGCCCGTGAGTCAGCGGAACAAGAGCCGATGCTGGCTAGCTTCTATCATGCCACCATAATTAATCATGAAAGCTTTGGAGCAGCGCTAAGCTACATCCTTGCTAACAAGCTAAAGACAGCGTCAATGCCGGCTATGGCTGTGCGTGAAGTGGTTGAGCAAGCGTTTAATGCTGACCCGAGCATTACCGATGCAGCGGCGTGTGACATTTGTGCGACAGTGAATCGAGATCCTGCGGTATCCATGTACTCAATGCCGCTTCTATACCTAAAAGGCTATCACGCCCTGCAAGGCTATCGAGTCGCAAACTGGCTCTGGTCTCAGGGGCGTAACGCTTTGGCGACGTACCTTCAAAACCAGATCTCAGTGGCGTGTCAGGTGGATATTCATCCGGCAGCTCGTATCGGCAAAGGCATCATGCTTGACCATGCGACGGGCATCGTTATTGGTGAAACGGCAGTGGTGGAGAATGATGTCTCTATCCTACAGAACGTCACACTGGGTGGTACCGGTAAAGAGTGTGGTGACCGACATCCTAAGATCCGCGAAGGCGTGATGATTGGTGCTGGTGCTAAGATCCTCGGCAATATCGAAGTGGGTAAAGGTGCCAAGATTGGCTCTTGCTCTGTGGTGCTTCAGCCTGTGCCTCCACATACAACAGCGGCAGGTGTACCTGCGAAAATTGTTGGTAGGCCTAAGACAGATAAGCCATCTCTGGACATGGACCAGCAGTTTAATGGTAAGTCACAGACCTTTATGGGCGGTGATGGTATCTAA
- the efp gene encoding elongation factor P: MATVSTNEFKGGLKLMLDNEPCVILENEYVKPGKGQAFNRVKIRKLLSGKVLEKTFKSGETVEVADVMDIDLDYLYTDGEFYHFMNSETFEQIAADVKAVGDNAKWLVENNTCMITLWNGNPITVTPPNFVELEVTETDPGLKGDTQGTGGKPATLTTGAVVRVPLFIQIGEVIKVDTRTAEYVGRVK; encoded by the coding sequence ATGGCTACTGTTAGCACCAATGAATTTAAAGGCGGTCTTAAACTAATGCTGGACAACGAGCCTTGCGTAATTCTAGAAAATGAATACGTGAAGCCAGGTAAAGGTCAAGCGTTCAACCGCGTTAAAATTCGTAAGCTACTGTCTGGTAAAGTTCTAGAGAAAACCTTCAAGTCTGGCGAAACTGTTGAAGTTGCTGACGTGATGGATATCGACCTAGATTACCTATACACAGATGGTGAATTCTACCACTTTATGAACAGCGAAACATTCGAACAAATCGCTGCAGACGTAAAAGCAGTTGGCGACAACGCGAAATGGTTGGTAGAAAACAACACTTGTATGATTACTCTTTGGAATGGTAACCCAATTACTGTGACTCCGCCTAACTTTGTTGAGCTAGAAGTAACAGAAACGGATCCAGGTCTGAAGGGTGATACTCAAGGTACTGGTGGTAAGCCTGCAACACTAACAACTGGCGCTGTGGTACGTGTACCGCTGTTCATCCAGATTGGTGAAGTGATCAAAGTTGATACTCGTACTGCGGAATACGTAGGTCGCGTTAAGTAA
- a CDS encoding MATE family efflux transporter, translating into MQDKHGLLSAPISKVLRNMTVPMVFGMVAILAFNLVDTFFISLLGTEALAAISFTFPVTFGVNCITMGIGMGLSTNIGRLLGQGNTQHAARFSTHGLLLAVVLVMLASTLGLYTIEPLFKLLGASDDIIPLIREYMVIWYFTVPLLVIPMAGNSAIRATGDTKTPAKIMMLSGFINGLLDPLLIFGIGPFPELGIQGAAIASGIAWLGALTGSLYVLTKREKLLGQLKPSQLWQDWIAILRIGMPSGLSTAMSPISGAILMKMLSVHGTAAVAAYGAAQRVESILILVLISLSSALTPFMSQNFGAKQADRSFAGLFLSMRFSLLFQLLVFVMMVPLSIPISALFSQEQAVRDILWHYLLVVPFSYGFQGIIMMLGSGMNALHEPNKAFMWSAMRLFVFTLPAAALGSMLYGVEGMFIGVALGNVIGGVLAYLYALSVRRKHLPSLAK; encoded by the coding sequence ATGCAAGACAAACACGGCCTGCTCTCCGCGCCGATATCCAAAGTGCTTAGAAATATGACCGTGCCTATGGTCTTTGGCATGGTGGCAATACTGGCATTCAACCTTGTCGACACCTTCTTCATTTCGCTATTAGGCACCGAAGCCCTCGCTGCCATCAGCTTTACTTTTCCTGTGACCTTTGGCGTTAACTGCATCACCATGGGCATTGGTATGGGATTGTCCACCAATATCGGGCGCTTGCTTGGTCAGGGCAATACGCAGCACGCGGCGCGTTTCTCCACACATGGCTTGTTGCTTGCCGTGGTTTTGGTCATGTTAGCCTCCACCTTAGGTCTTTACACCATAGAACCACTATTCAAACTACTGGGTGCCAGCGACGACATTATCCCGCTGATCCGAGAGTACATGGTGATCTGGTACTTCACTGTACCACTGTTGGTGATACCGATGGCGGGTAACAGCGCCATTCGAGCCACCGGCGATACCAAAACGCCAGCTAAGATCATGATGCTGTCTGGCTTTATTAATGGCCTGCTCGACCCACTGCTGATTTTTGGTATCGGTCCATTCCCTGAGCTCGGCATTCAAGGTGCGGCGATTGCGAGTGGTATAGCTTGGCTAGGTGCGCTGACTGGCTCGCTGTATGTACTCACCAAGCGAGAAAAACTCCTTGGCCAGCTTAAACCTTCGCAGCTTTGGCAAGATTGGATTGCGATTCTACGTATTGGCATGCCTTCTGGTTTGTCGACGGCGATGTCGCCCATCTCAGGGGCAATCTTAATGAAGATGCTCTCTGTTCATGGCACGGCGGCCGTGGCAGCCTATGGGGCGGCGCAGCGTGTTGAGTCGATTCTTATATTAGTTCTGATATCACTCAGCTCAGCCCTAACGCCATTTATGTCGCAAAACTTTGGCGCCAAGCAAGCCGACCGCAGCTTTGCAGGACTGTTCCTCAGCATGCGCTTTTCGCTGTTATTTCAATTGCTGGTCTTTGTGATGATGGTGCCGCTCAGCATCCCAATCTCAGCGTTGTTCTCTCAAGAGCAAGCGGTGCGAGATATCCTTTGGCACTACCTACTCGTCGTGCCATTTAGCTACGGCTTTCAGGGCATCATTATGATGCTTGGAAGTGGAATGAATGCGCTGCATGAGCCCAACAAAGCATTTATGTGGAGTGCCATGAGGCTGTTTGTATTTACGCTTCCAGCCGCCGCTCTGGGTAGCATGCTGTATGGTGTCGAGGGGATGTTTATTGGTGTGGCTTTGGGGAATGTCATTGGTGGCGTGCTTGCCTACTTGTATGCACTGTCGGTGAGGCGAAAGCATTTGCCTTCATTAGCCAAATAG
- the epmB gene encoding EF-P beta-lysylation protein EpmB, with amino-acid sequence MSPIITRNLVSVEQNWLKQLSNAISDPYKLLEQLEIEATPWENGLKARRLFPMRVPQSFVDRMEKGNPYDPLLRQVLPLSQEFEVHDGYSEDPLEEQDNAVPGLLHKYHNRALMIVKGGCAVNCRYCFRRHFPYDENKGGKTNWQLALDYIADKPEIDELILSGGDPLMAKDSELLWLIERAEQIPHLKTLRIHSRLPVVIPARITAQLCDLLANTRLNTVLVTHINHANEIDNELKLAMARIKASGTTLLNQGVLLKGVNDSVEAQFELSHALFGAGILPYYLHVLDKVQGAAHFYISDEQAKAIIKGLIARVSGYLVPKLTREEGGKASKTPLDLHLE; translated from the coding sequence ATGTCGCCTATCATAACCCGAAATCTTGTTTCTGTTGAGCAAAACTGGCTCAAACAGCTATCGAATGCGATCTCAGACCCTTACAAACTGCTTGAGCAGCTGGAAATTGAGGCGACCCCTTGGGAAAACGGACTCAAAGCAAGACGTTTGTTTCCCATGCGCGTTCCTCAAAGCTTTGTCGATCGCATGGAAAAAGGCAACCCGTACGATCCTTTGCTCAGACAGGTGTTGCCTCTTAGTCAAGAGTTTGAAGTCCACGATGGCTATTCAGAGGATCCTCTTGAAGAGCAAGACAATGCTGTACCCGGTCTGCTACACAAATACCACAATCGTGCTTTAATGATTGTCAAAGGTGGCTGCGCCGTGAACTGTCGCTACTGCTTCCGTCGCCATTTTCCGTACGACGAGAACAAAGGTGGCAAAACAAACTGGCAACTGGCACTCGACTACATCGCAGACAAGCCGGAGATTGATGAGCTCATCTTATCTGGTGGCGATCCATTGATGGCCAAAGATAGTGAACTTCTTTGGCTGATTGAACGCGCTGAACAGATCCCACACCTTAAAACGCTTCGAATTCATTCTCGCCTTCCGGTCGTGATACCAGCGCGAATTACCGCTCAGCTTTGTGACTTACTCGCAAACACGCGTCTCAACACTGTGCTGGTCACTCATATCAACCATGCCAACGAGATAGATAATGAGCTCAAGCTAGCGATGGCGCGTATTAAAGCTAGCGGTACGACACTTCTCAACCAAGGCGTACTGCTCAAAGGAGTCAACGATAGCGTGGAGGCTCAGTTTGAACTTAGCCACGCTCTGTTTGGCGCAGGAATTCTGCCGTATTACCTGCATGTACTCGATAAAGTACAAGGTGCCGCGCATTTTTACATCAGTGATGAACAAGCGAAAGCGATTATCAAAGGGCTGATTGCTCGTGTGTCAGGCTACCTTGTACCTAAGCTCACGCGAGAGGAAGGTGGCAAGGCGAGTAAAACGCCGCTGGATCTGCATCTCGAGTAA
- a CDS encoding SPFH domain-containing protein yields the protein MESRGIGESLKITERRKWLHNGIKAMVYALPILAVGLTVNSSVLMTDAGYSYVHQNNLTGELDVFTEPGIHFRMPFLSKITKYDQVITVSFGNSIEENLYQRLQAQDPVQVRFADTYIGQIPVTFRFKLSNDPEAMKKMHREFRNNSNLIDALLVKNARNVTVITATQYTGEEFFQGGLNQFKSKLGDQLREGIYLTERRKVEVEEMDLAPVGVDQSNANQLQRTKQLVWKTVPVADSTGQPIRQDNPLQQYGIQVTQVTIGDPQPEKQLDQLLADKKRLVADRIRAIQEQETSKAQAETEQLRKEIQRTREVQDAQRQKELAIISQQKEVEVARQIAEREIVEVEKTKRLAEVDKEKELAIAEANLAIQKANALSAEFEAKAILEKGRAEAEVLKAKYAALGANHEVYLAELNRDVANSLYNNLTNFQVQMPQNYIGGGQEQGLTTNLDVITGFGALGLMNQTKQLAAEQ from the coding sequence ATGGAAAGTCGTGGAATAGGAGAGAGTCTGAAGATAACTGAACGTCGTAAATGGCTACACAATGGGATCAAAGCCATGGTCTATGCACTGCCGATTCTGGCAGTGGGGCTAACGGTGAACAGTTCCGTGTTAATGACGGATGCCGGTTACAGCTACGTCCATCAGAATAACCTAACGGGCGAGTTGGATGTCTTTACAGAGCCGGGGATTCATTTTCGAATGCCGTTCCTGTCAAAGATCACTAAGTATGATCAAGTCATCACGGTCTCTTTTGGCAATAGCATCGAAGAGAACTTGTATCAGCGACTTCAAGCACAAGATCCGGTTCAGGTGAGATTTGCCGATACCTACATAGGTCAAATACCGGTCACATTTCGCTTTAAGCTGAGTAACGATCCGGAAGCAATGAAGAAAATGCACCGAGAATTTCGAAATAACAGCAACTTAATCGATGCGCTTCTGGTCAAAAATGCGCGCAATGTAACCGTGATAACCGCGACCCAATACACGGGTGAAGAGTTTTTCCAAGGTGGTCTCAACCAGTTCAAGTCTAAGCTTGGCGATCAGTTGCGTGAAGGTATTTACCTGACAGAGCGTAGAAAGGTTGAAGTGGAGGAGATGGATCTAGCTCCTGTTGGGGTAGATCAATCGAATGCCAATCAATTGCAGAGAACTAAACAGTTAGTCTGGAAAACGGTGCCCGTTGCAGACTCTACGGGTCAGCCGATACGTCAAGATAACCCGTTGCAGCAATACGGTATTCAGGTAACTCAGGTTACGATTGGTGACCCACAACCGGAAAAGCAGCTTGATCAGTTACTTGCCGACAAAAAGCGTTTGGTTGCCGATCGTATTCGCGCAATCCAAGAGCAAGAAACGTCAAAGGCTCAAGCCGAAACGGAGCAACTGCGTAAAGAGATCCAACGTACGCGTGAAGTTCAAGATGCGCAGCGTCAGAAAGAGTTGGCGATCATTTCGCAGCAAAAAGAAGTTGAAGTTGCTAGACAAATTGCCGAGCGGGAAATCGTAGAAGTTGAGAAAACTAAGCGTTTGGCTGAGGTAGATAAAGAGAAAGAGCTAGCCATTGCAGAGGCTAACCTAGCGATTCAAAAAGCCAATGCGTTGTCAGCAGAGTTTGAAGCTAAGGCGATTTTGGAGAAAGGTCGCGCAGAAGCGGAGGTACTGAAAGCAAAATACGCCGCGTTGGGGGCTAATCACGAGGTGTACCTGGCTGAGCTCAATCGAGATGTGGCGAATTCGCTCTACAACAACTTAACTAACTTCCAGGTGCAAATGCCGCAAAACTACATTGGCGGTGGACAAGAGCAAGGTTTGACGACCAACCTAGATGTGATTACCGGTTTTGGCGCTTTAGGGCTGATGAACCAGACTAAGCAATTAGCCGCTGAGCAGTAG
- a CDS encoding VC2662 family protein gives MKKAVAVLAVAAAMASPLALAESTPVMFSSLNGFNAPDANAVGGVRLAVLHGQVNEVKGVDFSVLGMSETQRTTGVNFGLFFGASKVTQEMKGASLGIFNWNTGKTTGVNLAAVNVTNDVKGLNWSAVNYSEGYTMADVGIASFSNKSNFQFGLFNKTNNIDGVQIGLINCADNGFLKCFPIINFAK, from the coding sequence ATGAAAAAGGCAGTAGCAGTACTAGCAGTGGCAGCAGCAATGGCATCACCATTGGCGCTAGCAGAAAGCACCCCAGTGATGTTCTCATCACTAAACGGTTTCAACGCACCTGATGCAAATGCAGTTGGCGGTGTACGTCTTGCGGTTCTTCACGGTCAAGTGAACGAAGTTAAAGGTGTAGACTTCTCTGTACTCGGTATGTCTGAAACTCAGCGTACAACGGGTGTGAACTTCGGTCTATTCTTTGGTGCTTCTAAAGTAACGCAAGAAATGAAAGGTGCGTCTCTAGGTATCTTCAACTGGAACACAGGTAAAACGACAGGTGTTAACCTTGCAGCAGTGAACGTCACTAACGATGTGAAAGGTCTTAACTGGAGTGCGGTGAACTACTCTGAAGGCTACACAATGGCAGACGTTGGTATTGCGAGCTTCTCAAACAAGTCTAACTTCCAGTTTGGTCTTTTCAACAAGACAAACAACATTGACGGCGTACAGATCGGTCTTATCAACTGTGCGGACAACGGCTTCTTGAAGTGCTTCCCAATCATCAACTTTGCGAAGTAA
- a CDS encoding co-chaperone GroES: MNIRPLHDRVIVERQEVESKSAGGIVLTGSAAEKSTRGTVLAVGKGRILENGTVQPLDVKVGDTVIFAEGYGTKTEKIDGKEVLIMSENDIMAIVE; encoded by the coding sequence ATGAATATCCGTCCTCTACACGACCGAGTTATCGTTGAGCGCCAAGAAGTTGAATCTAAGTCTGCTGGTGGCATCGTTTTAACTGGTTCTGCGGCAGAAAAATCAACACGTGGTACAGTTTTGGCTGTGGGCAAAGGCCGCATCCTAGAAAACGGAACAGTACAGCCGCTAGACGTGAAAGTAGGTGATACGGTGATCTTTGCTGAAGGCTATGGCACTAAGACAGAAAAGATCGACGGTAAAGAAGTTCTGATCATGTCTGAAAATGACATCATGGCTATCGTTGAATAA
- the secB gene encoding protein-export chaperone SecB, giving the protein MAEAAPQEAQQNFSIQRIFLKDVSFEAPNSPDMFQKDWNPDVKLDLDTQSRELGQGVYEVVLRLTVTVKNAEETAFLCEVQQGGIFTAEQMEAGQLAHCLGAFCPNILFPYARETISSLTMKGTFPQLNLAPVNFDALFMNYLQQQAQQEGQAEA; this is encoded by the coding sequence ATGGCTGAAGCAGCTCCACAAGAAGCACAACAAAACTTCTCAATCCAACGTATCTTTCTAAAAGACGTATCATTTGAGGCGCCAAACTCGCCAGATATGTTCCAGAAAGACTGGAACCCTGATGTTAAGCTAGATCTTGACACTCAAAGCCGTGAACTAGGTCAAGGCGTATACGAAGTTGTTCTTCGCCTGACAGTGACAGTGAAAAATGCAGAAGAAACTGCATTCCTATGTGAAGTACAACAAGGTGGTATCTTCACTGCAGAGCAAATGGAAGCAGGTCAACTTGCACATTGCCTAGGTGCATTCTGCCCGAACATCCTATTCCCATACGCTCGTGAAACTATCTCAAGCCTAACGATGAAAGGTACGTTCCCTCAACTGAACCTAGCGCCAGTTAACTTTGACGCACTGTTCATGAACTACCTACAGCAGCAAGCTCAGCAAGAAGGTCAAGCGGAAGCTTAA
- a CDS encoding MgtC/SapB family protein: MGPFSWQALGACVLNGALVGLERQTRGKPVGIRTAILIVSGTYLFMSMAVSLSPNTLDQARVLGQIITGVGFLGAGVMMTQDGKIHGVTSAAVIWVLAGLGMMIGLGHHKESVILTVLALTVLLGVDKIESSFKSLRRGVHQTMQNRNRMRK, translated from the coding sequence ATGGGACCTTTCTCATGGCAAGCCTTAGGAGCATGCGTCCTCAATGGTGCCTTGGTGGGACTTGAGCGCCAAACTCGCGGTAAACCCGTGGGCATTCGCACTGCAATCTTAATCGTCTCAGGGACTTACCTGTTCATGTCTATGGCCGTGTCTCTATCTCCCAACACATTGGACCAAGCCCGAGTCTTAGGACAGATCATCACAGGTGTCGGCTTTCTTGGCGCCGGCGTCATGATGACGCAAGACGGCAAGATACACGGGGTGACCTCTGCTGCTGTGATTTGGGTACTCGCCGGTTTAGGTATGATGATTGGTTTAGGGCATCACAAAGAATCCGTGATCCTAACTGTACTCGCCTTAACGGTACTTTTGGGGGTGGACAAGATTGAAAGTAGCTTTAAGAGCTTGCGACGTGGCGTTCACCAAACTATGCAAAACCGCAACCGAATGAGAAAGTAA
- the frdD gene encoding fumarate reductase subunit FrdD: protein MINQNPKRSDEPVWWGLFGAGGTWFAMITPVTVLVLGILVPMGIISPEAMSYERVADFATSIIGALFIIATLALPMWHAMHRLHHGMHDLKIHAGVVGKIACYFFAALISALSVIFIFMI, encoded by the coding sequence GTGATTAATCAAAACCCAAAACGCTCTGACGAACCAGTATGGTGGGGACTATTTGGTGCCGGTGGTACATGGTTTGCCATGATCACCCCTGTGACGGTACTTGTGCTGGGCATCCTAGTGCCAATGGGCATTATCAGCCCAGAAGCGATGAGCTATGAGCGTGTGGCTGATTTTGCTACCAGCATCATCGGCGCGCTATTTATTATCGCTACCCTAGCACTGCCAATGTGGCATGCAATGCACCGTCTACACCACGGTATGCACGATCTTAAGATCCATGCGGGTGTGGTTGGTAAGATTGCTTGCTACTTTTTTGCAGCGCTTATCAGTGCACTGTCGGTTATCTTCATTTTCATGATCTAA
- the gpsA gene encoding NAD(P)H-dependent glycerol-3-phosphate dehydrogenase codes for MNNAYGKEIAMTVIGAGSYGTSLAISLARNGANVVIWGHEPEHMAKLDADRANHEFLPGIEFPESLIVESDLQKAVQASRDLLVVVPSHVFGIVLNSIKPHLREDSRICWATKGLEPETGRLLKDVAHDIIGENYPLAVLSGPTFAKELAAGLPTAIAVASPDTEFVADLQEKIHCSKTFRVYANDDFTGMQLGGAVKNVIAIGAGMSDGIGFGANARTALITRGLAEMTRLGAALGAKPDTFMGMAGLGDLVLTCTDNQSRNRRFGLALGEGKDVDTAQTEIGQVVEGYRNTKEVWLLSQRMGVEMPIVDQIYQVLYQGKDARLAAQDLLARDKKAEQQ; via the coding sequence ATGAATAACGCATATGGAAAAGAAATCGCAATGACCGTTATTGGTGCTGGCTCTTATGGCACGTCGCTTGCGATTTCGCTAGCGAGAAACGGTGCGAATGTGGTGATTTGGGGACACGAACCTGAACACATGGCAAAACTAGACGCCGATCGTGCAAACCATGAGTTCTTGCCTGGCATTGAGTTTCCAGAGTCTTTGATTGTTGAATCGGATCTGCAGAAAGCGGTTCAGGCGAGTCGTGACTTACTGGTTGTGGTCCCAAGCCATGTGTTTGGTATCGTGCTCAACAGCATTAAGCCACACCTCAGAGAAGACAGTCGTATCTGCTGGGCGACGAAAGGGCTTGAGCCTGAGACAGGGCGCTTACTTAAAGATGTAGCACACGACATCATTGGTGAGAATTACCCGCTGGCGGTACTATCAGGCCCAACCTTTGCTAAAGAGCTGGCAGCTGGCCTACCAACGGCAATCGCTGTTGCCTCTCCCGACACTGAGTTTGTGGCTGATCTTCAAGAGAAAATCCATTGCAGTAAAACATTCCGCGTCTATGCTAATGATGACTTCACTGGTATGCAGCTTGGCGGCGCCGTGAAGAACGTCATCGCGATTGGCGCGGGTATGTCGGATGGCATTGGCTTTGGTGCCAATGCTCGTACCGCACTCATCACTCGTGGTCTCGCGGAGATGACTCGCCTAGGTGCAGCACTCGGCGCTAAACCTGACACCTTTATGGGCATGGCTGGCCTGGGCGATTTGGTGTTGACGTGTACCGATAACCAATCGCGCAACCGTCGCTTTGGTCTTGCGCTGGGCGAGGGTAAGGATGTCGATACCGCACAAACCGAAATTGGTCAGGTAGTCGAAGGCTATCGCAATACCAAAGAGGTATGGTTGTTGTCTCAACGCATGGGTGTAGAGATGCCAATTGTTGACCAAATCTATCAAGTATTGTATCAAGGGAAGGACGCGCGCCTTGCGGCGCAAGATCTACTCGCTAGGGATAAAAAAGCCGAGCAGCAATAA